In one window of Posidoniimonas corsicana DNA:
- a CDS encoding PEP-CTERM sorting domain-containing protein — MPSIDFDESATIGDPGSIAQVTDTPPTPIGLTINSGAVEVASTGSLSVVTSPNVGGSGGATINANGRISVASGGSFSSVNLTVNGALEMGSTANVSASQGITFNGGSTFSPQLTSSSFNAISTPGPITLLGGTVSLDFGYTPSPSDTWDVFDGGSVVGNMPEVEVNSGLTLDPWQKFAIRTSAGGANGAVGTLQLEDRVVLSINRSTGVGTITNMSGGAIDLDGYVIESGLGSINPAAFNSFSSQSLDGGSWGEFGELVNESIGELRREGITSLAPGASRSIGAVFDPTVTELGTDYEDLSFSYTNEQYDSIGGVVVYEGNKKFNNLVLNVNPVTGDAVLVNESPLSITIDGYAVKSASGALLTGGWSSLEDQGAAGGDWLEIGANSGQLGELKAAGATVLTQGTSYNLGAIFNTAGEEDLTLEFFFADEDAAPSFGVVSYEEPAGAISGDYNGNGIVDAADYTIFRDSLGGSAAAFADGTRNPGLSGPVGTADYEWWRDNFGASGAVVSSAGAVPEPLSMLLGCFALTGLASRRRGVVA; from the coding sequence GTGCCGAGTATCGACTTTGACGAGTCGGCGACGATTGGTGACCCTGGCAGCATCGCGCAGGTCACCGACACCCCACCAACACCGATCGGATTGACGATCAACTCAGGTGCTGTCGAGGTGGCCAGCACCGGCTCGCTTTCGGTTGTCACGTCGCCCAACGTCGGCGGAAGCGGCGGTGCAACTATCAACGCCAATGGCCGCATTTCGGTGGCGTCGGGCGGATCCTTCAGCTCGGTGAACCTCACGGTGAATGGCGCCCTGGAGATGGGGTCCACGGCCAACGTCTCTGCTTCCCAGGGGATCACGTTCAACGGCGGCAGCACCTTCAGCCCGCAGCTTACCAGCTCGTCATTCAACGCGATCTCTACGCCCGGTCCGATCACCCTTCTCGGCGGTACGGTTAGTCTCGACTTCGGTTACACGCCATCTCCTTCCGACACTTGGGACGTCTTCGACGGCGGATCGGTAGTCGGCAACATGCCCGAAGTCGAGGTCAACAGCGGCCTGACCCTCGATCCGTGGCAGAAGTTCGCGATCCGCACCAGCGCGGGCGGCGCTAATGGCGCAGTTGGAACACTGCAACTTGAAGACCGTGTAGTGCTGTCCATCAATCGCTCGACGGGCGTTGGCACAATCACCAACATGTCCGGCGGCGCCATCGACCTGGACGGGTATGTCATCGAGTCCGGGCTTGGATCAATCAACCCAGCAGCCTTCAACAGCTTTAGCAGTCAGAGCCTTGACGGCGGGTCCTGGGGAGAGTTCGGTGAGCTTGTCAACGAGTCCATCGGCGAACTTCGCAGAGAGGGCATCACGTCCCTTGCCCCGGGAGCGTCGCGATCAATCGGGGCTGTGTTCGACCCGACCGTGACAGAACTTGGAACGGACTACGAGGACCTGAGCTTTAGCTACACGAATGAGCAGTACGACTCCATCGGTGGCGTTGTCGTTTACGAAGGCAACAAGAAGTTCAATAACCTTGTGCTCAACGTCAACCCCGTTACCGGCGATGCCGTGCTGGTGAACGAGTCGCCGCTTTCTATCACGATCGACGGCTACGCCGTCAAGTCCGCCAGCGGCGCCCTTCTCACAGGCGGGTGGTCCAGCCTTGAAGATCAAGGCGCTGCCGGAGGGGATTGGCTTGAGATTGGCGCCAACTCGGGACAGCTCGGTGAACTGAAGGCGGCGGGGGCAACGGTTCTCACCCAGGGCACGAGCTACAATCTCGGCGCCATATTCAATACCGCAGGCGAAGAAGACCTCACGCTTGAGTTCTTCTTTGCCGATGAGGACGCCGCGCCTTCCTTCGGGGTCGTAAGCTACGAAGAGCCCGCTGGCGCAATTTCCGGCGACTACAACGGAAACGGAATCGTCGACGCGGCAGACTACACCATCTTCCGTGACAGCCTCGGCGGTTCCGCAGCCGCCTTCGCCGACGGCACCCGCAACCCCGGGCTGAGCGGGCCGGTCGGGACCGCCGACTACGAGTGGTGGCGGGACAACTTCGGCGCCAGCGGAGCGGTCGTTAGCAGCGCGGGCGCTGTTCCGGAACCACTGAGCATGCTGCTGGGCTGTTTTGCATTGACCGGACTAGCAAGCCGCCGCCGGGGGGTTGTCGCTTAG
- a CDS encoding FG-GAP-like repeat-containing protein has protein sequence MATLFAILSIAGCSSNDSEPTTAESLTSYERSTSRSSPNTDRGYAGVNLASPSVGESEGFTLLSPADTGVSFINEVDAGHPLKRLYHSGFVCGGVSIGDVDGDGTPDLFLTSGPGQNRLYRQSGPFRFEDITEESRVSGGDSWGAGAAMADIDNDGDLDIYVCNYDSPNQLFLNNGRGRFREAADEYGLGIVDASMTPAFCDYDRDGDLDLYVLTNRLYRQGGRPSRPPYSVRDGHPYVLPEYQKYYVLKHHGGSKYSIDNTGRPDRLLRNNGDGTFTDVSVKTGVTEAGHGLSITWWDYNHDGWPDAYVGNDFNDPDHLYRNNGDGTFTDVAVSAIPHSSWFSMGADFADLNDDCRFDLLVADMSATSHYGRMTTMLVMNADKISRITARPPQVMKNALYINSGAERFYEAAELAGLADSDWTWAIKLADFDNDGRNDAYFSNGTVREFTHADHPMDAQQMIGRTEWDHYEGSPPKPQKNLAFRNLGDLRFENVSQAWGLDKLAMSYAAAYSDLDRDGDLDLVVANLDEPVSVYRNDLSEGARLLVALRGERSNRQGIGATVSIETAAGRQIRMISPQTGFLSGNEAVAHFGLGTEKRVERLVVDWPSGHRQEVRGIQANQLVTMQEPPAEESDAIDEVSEAGNRRTTWFRAIGAPGGIEHEETPFDDFAAQPLLPRRLSQLGPSIAVADYDNDGDDDFYFGGAAGQAGQLAVNDGRRRFRVVSITAFEADAACEDMGAVWFDVEGDGDLDLYVSSGGIESQAGGEAYADRLYLNDGSGGLTPALANAHPGLRDSGSGVAAADFDRDGDVDLVVGARVIPGEYPRAAATRLLENRNGRLVDATQHVAPELLSAGLVTSVIWSDADGDGWVDLLLTTEWGPIRLLKNSQGRLVESTDAAGLARLTGWWNGIAARDLDGDEDIDYVVTNWGLNSRYKATERRPAVLYYGDFDGLGDKQLLEAEYEGDTLVPVRNMSSASRVMPHLRMMYDSHDQFATSSLEELYTADALADAQKLTATTLASGVLINDGSGAFEFRPFPRIAQVAPSFGVVVSEFNGDGTADVYLVQNFAGAAAESGRMDGGMSTMLTGRGDATFAAVSPSESGLVAPGDATAVVQCFSGKQSQAPLLLVGVNDGQLQAFDWAEEKGPAGETSRPYFVRVKLDGPGGNPLGYGARVTLRSASGPPQTAELCAGSGYLSQNSSALVFGTPHSSEDAELEVWWPDGARSSHALSPSPIQTLHYPEQ, from the coding sequence ATGGCCACGCTGTTCGCGATTCTTAGCATTGCCGGCTGCAGTTCAAACGACTCTGAGCCGACTACAGCGGAGTCGCTCACGAGTTACGAGCGATCCACCTCCAGAAGCAGTCCGAACACGGACCGCGGGTACGCTGGTGTGAACCTTGCCTCACCATCGGTGGGAGAGTCCGAAGGATTCACCCTGTTGTCGCCCGCGGATACAGGCGTGTCCTTCATCAACGAGGTTGACGCGGGGCATCCGCTCAAGCGGCTGTACCATTCCGGGTTTGTCTGCGGTGGTGTTTCAATTGGCGACGTGGATGGCGATGGAACCCCCGACCTATTCCTAACCAGCGGGCCCGGTCAGAACCGCTTGTACCGACAATCGGGCCCTTTCAGGTTCGAGGACATCACCGAGGAGTCCAGGGTTTCGGGCGGCGATTCGTGGGGCGCCGGCGCAGCGATGGCCGACATCGACAACGACGGCGACCTCGACATCTATGTATGCAACTACGATTCACCCAACCAGCTATTTCTCAACAACGGTCGAGGCAGGTTCCGCGAGGCCGCGGATGAGTACGGCCTGGGCATTGTCGACGCGTCCATGACGCCGGCCTTCTGCGACTACGACCGCGACGGCGACCTCGACCTTTACGTCCTCACAAATCGGCTCTACCGGCAGGGCGGGAGGCCCAGCCGCCCGCCATACTCCGTCCGCGACGGCCACCCCTACGTGCTGCCGGAGTACCAGAAGTACTACGTGCTGAAGCACCACGGCGGGTCGAAGTACTCAATTGACAATACCGGCCGGCCGGACCGCTTGCTGCGGAATAACGGCGACGGGACGTTCACCGACGTTTCCGTCAAGACGGGCGTTACCGAAGCCGGTCACGGGTTGAGCATCACTTGGTGGGACTACAACCACGACGGCTGGCCAGATGCCTACGTCGGCAACGACTTCAACGATCCCGACCACCTCTACCGCAACAACGGCGACGGGACGTTCACGGATGTCGCCGTCTCGGCGATCCCGCACTCGAGCTGGTTCTCAATGGGCGCCGACTTTGCCGACCTGAACGACGACTGCCGCTTCGATCTGCTCGTCGCGGATATGTCCGCAACCTCCCACTACGGGCGCATGACTACCATGCTGGTGATGAATGCGGACAAGATTTCTCGCATCACCGCTCGTCCACCACAGGTAATGAAGAACGCGCTGTACATCAATAGTGGCGCCGAACGGTTCTACGAGGCGGCGGAACTGGCCGGGCTGGCGGACTCCGACTGGACCTGGGCGATTAAGCTGGCCGACTTCGACAACGACGGACGCAACGACGCCTATTTCAGCAACGGAACGGTCCGCGAGTTCACCCACGCCGACCATCCCATGGACGCGCAGCAGATGATCGGCCGGACGGAGTGGGACCACTACGAGGGTTCCCCCCCGAAGCCGCAGAAGAATCTGGCGTTTCGCAATCTCGGAGACCTGCGGTTTGAGAATGTCAGCCAGGCCTGGGGGCTCGACAAACTCGCCATGAGCTACGCGGCGGCCTATTCGGATCTGGATCGCGACGGCGATCTCGACCTCGTGGTTGCTAATCTGGACGAGCCTGTCAGCGTGTACCGCAACGACCTGTCAGAAGGCGCGCGTCTGCTCGTTGCGCTCCGCGGCGAGCGCAGCAACCGGCAAGGCATTGGAGCGACCGTATCAATCGAGACGGCTGCCGGTCGTCAGATACGGATGATCTCGCCGCAGACCGGGTTTCTTTCGGGCAACGAGGCTGTGGCCCACTTTGGGCTCGGTACAGAAAAACGCGTCGAACGATTGGTTGTCGACTGGCCCAGCGGCCATAGGCAAGAGGTTCGGGGTATCCAGGCCAACCAGTTGGTAACAATGCAGGAGCCTCCGGCGGAAGAAAGTGACGCAATCGACGAGGTATCCGAGGCCGGGAACCGGAGAACGACATGGTTCAGAGCGATTGGGGCCCCCGGCGGCATCGAGCATGAGGAAACCCCGTTCGACGACTTTGCCGCTCAGCCGCTGTTGCCACGAAGGCTCTCCCAGTTGGGGCCGTCGATCGCGGTAGCCGACTATGACAACGACGGGGACGACGACTTCTACTTCGGTGGCGCCGCCGGGCAAGCCGGGCAGCTCGCTGTTAACGACGGGCGGCGGCGGTTTCGGGTGGTCAGTATCACCGCTTTTGAAGCAGACGCCGCCTGCGAAGACATGGGGGCGGTGTGGTTTGACGTTGAGGGGGATGGCGACCTGGATCTGTATGTCTCTAGCGGCGGCATCGAGTCTCAAGCGGGCGGCGAAGCCTACGCGGACCGCCTCTACCTAAACGACGGCAGCGGCGGGCTGACACCGGCGCTGGCAAACGCTCACCCTGGGCTCCGCGACAGCGGCAGCGGCGTGGCGGCCGCCGATTTCGACCGGGACGGCGATGTCGACCTCGTCGTCGGGGCAAGGGTGATTCCCGGCGAGTACCCAAGAGCCGCGGCCACGAGACTGCTCGAGAACCGCAACGGCAGGCTCGTTGATGCGACGCAACACGTGGCGCCCGAACTTCTTTCCGCCGGGCTCGTCACCAGCGTCATCTGGTCGGACGCAGACGGCGATGGCTGGGTCGACCTGCTGTTAACGACAGAGTGGGGCCCGATCCGCCTGCTCAAGAACTCCCAAGGGAGGCTCGTCGAGTCGACCGACGCCGCCGGTTTGGCGCGTCTGACCGGGTGGTGGAACGGGATCGCCGCGCGAGACCTTGATGGCGACGAAGACATCGACTACGTCGTAACGAATTGGGGGCTGAACAGCCGGTACAAGGCCACCGAGCGGCGGCCGGCGGTGTTGTATTACGGCGACTTCGACGGCCTGGGAGATAAGCAGCTGCTCGAAGCCGAGTACGAGGGCGACACCCTGGTTCCCGTCCGCAACATGAGCAGCGCCTCGCGGGTTATGCCGCATCTCCGGATGATGTACGACTCGCATGATCAGTTCGCTACTTCTTCTCTGGAGGAGCTCTACACGGCGGATGCCCTGGCCGATGCGCAGAAACTCACCGCCACAACGCTCGCATCGGGCGTATTGATCAACGATGGGAGCGGTGCATTTGAGTTCCGCCCATTTCCGCGTATTGCCCAAGTGGCCCCATCTTTCGGCGTGGTGGTCTCTGAATTCAACGGCGACGGGACGGCGGATGTCTACCTCGTGCAGAACTTTGCGGGGGCAGCAGCGGAGTCGGGGCGAATGGATGGCGGCATGAGCACGATGCTCACTGGGCGCGGCGACGCCACCTTTGCGGCGGTTAGCCCGTCGGAGAGTGGCCTAGTGGCGCCCGGCGATGCAACCGCGGTCGTCCAATGTTTCTCCGGCAAGCAGTCCCAAGCTCCGCTGCTATTGGTGGGAGTCAACGACGGGCAACTGCAAGCGTTCGACTGGGCGGAGGAAAAAGGCCCGGCCGGCGAGACGAGCCGGCCATACTTCGTCCGCGTCAAGCTTGATGGGCCTGGCGGCAACCCCCTCGGGTACGGGGCGCGGGTGACGCTGCGGTCCGCCAGCGGTCCACCCCAGACGGCAGAGCTGTGCGCGGGCAGCGGCTACCTCTCTCAGAACTCCAGCGCCCTGGTCTTCGGTACCCCTCATTCCTCAGAGGATGCGGAACTCGAGGTGTGGTGGCCAGACGGCGCACGTTCGTCGCACGCGTTGAGCCCATCCCCCATACAAACGCTTCATTACCCAGAGCAGTAA
- a CDS encoding DUF1559 family PulG-like putative transporter has product MRDFVARSRRCGAGSANAVRRLAAAPRGFTLVELLVVIAIIGVLIALLLPAVQSAREAARRTQCVNNLKNLALAAHNHHDIAGHFPTGGWGWWWVGDPDRGFGRDQPGGYAFNLMPFTEESARYEFASDGQPEVITEQQKVRVRQIVREPLPLIACPSRRFGQVFPKPVDGTFVAYNAGSNAADENVAGRSDYAINCGDTQLNEVGSNGFPAEADFPPIKRNFCLSVTGERLTGRGFNCPANSVANANGISFQRSEIAIRHVSDGTSSTFLIGEKYMNPNNYETGADPGDNETWCTGYNNDNFRSTWRLPQQDRLGFNDALIFGSTHPGVMNMSYCDGHVGQIEYSIDHAVYRVMGSRNDGLLISDIE; this is encoded by the coding sequence ATGCGCGATTTCGTCGCACGCTCGCGTCGGTGTGGTGCTGGTTCTGCAAACGCTGTCAGGCGTCTCGCAGCGGCGCCGCGTGGTTTCACCTTGGTCGAGCTGCTGGTGGTAATTGCCATCATCGGCGTCTTGATCGCGTTGCTGCTTCCCGCCGTACAATCGGCGCGAGAAGCCGCCCGACGCACCCAGTGTGTGAACAACCTCAAGAACCTCGCACTCGCTGCGCACAACCACCACGATATCGCGGGGCACTTTCCCACGGGTGGGTGGGGCTGGTGGTGGGTCGGCGACCCCGACCGCGGTTTCGGCCGAGATCAGCCCGGCGGCTACGCATTCAACCTGATGCCGTTCACCGAAGAGAGCGCGCGTTATGAGTTCGCCTCGGACGGGCAACCCGAGGTGATAACCGAGCAACAGAAAGTACGGGTCCGGCAGATCGTGAGGGAGCCTCTGCCTCTGATTGCGTGCCCCTCTCGGCGGTTCGGACAGGTGTTCCCGAAGCCCGTTGACGGAACTTTCGTTGCATACAATGCCGGGAGTAACGCGGCGGATGAGAACGTCGCGGGACGCAGCGACTACGCGATCAACTGTGGAGATACGCAGCTCAATGAGGTTGGGAGCAACGGCTTCCCTGCCGAGGCGGACTTTCCCCCGATCAAACGCAACTTCTGTCTATCGGTCACCGGCGAGCGGCTGACCGGCAGAGGTTTCAACTGCCCCGCGAACTCGGTTGCAAACGCCAATGGCATCAGCTTCCAGCGGAGCGAGATTGCTATCCGCCATGTCAGCGACGGCACCTCGAGCACGTTCTTGATTGGTGAAAAATACATGAACCCCAACAACTACGAAACGGGCGCGGACCCGGGCGACAACGAGACTTGGTGTACCGGCTACAACAACGATAACTTCCGCTCAACCTGGCGCCTGCCGCAGCAGGACCGGCTAGGCTTTAACGACGCATTGATCTTCGGAAGCACGCACCCAGGCGTGATGAACATGTCGTACTGCGACGGCCATGTCGGTCAAATCGAGTACAGCATCGATCACGCCGTGTACCGCGTCATGGGTTCGCGCAACGACGGATTGCTGATTAGCGACATCGAGTAG
- a CDS encoding ABC transporter ATP-binding protein, with translation MLSASGLQKSFGQGDSLVHAVAGVDIEFMADEVVAIMGASGSGKTTLLHLLAGLLRPDGGSVMLGDRDLARLSDRELTAMRRSHVSVVFQAYNLLPTLTAIDNVAMPRLLAGDNRASARQAAQEMLALVGMAAASNRRPSQMSGGEQQRVAIARALVCQPQVLLADEPTGNLDRKNAETVCRLLRELGATAGRAVAMVTHDPIIAAHADRVVVLVDGRVADTFLRSDVGSAEELAVRAMTPGAGVMPAQAANMGI, from the coding sequence GTGCTCAGCGCTTCGGGGCTGCAGAAGTCGTTCGGGCAGGGCGACTCCTTGGTGCACGCTGTCGCGGGGGTGGACATCGAGTTCATGGCCGACGAGGTGGTGGCGATCATGGGCGCCTCCGGATCCGGCAAGACGACGCTGCTCCACCTGTTGGCGGGCCTGCTCAGACCCGACGGTGGCTCCGTCATGCTGGGTGACCGCGACTTGGCTCGACTCTCGGACCGCGAACTCACTGCGATGCGCCGCTCGCACGTGAGCGTTGTGTTCCAGGCGTACAACCTGCTGCCAACCCTCACGGCGATCGACAACGTGGCGATGCCGCGCTTGCTCGCCGGCGACAACCGTGCGAGCGCCAGGCAGGCCGCCCAAGAGATGCTTGCGCTGGTCGGCATGGCCGCCGCGTCTAACCGCCGGCCCTCGCAGATGTCCGGCGGCGAGCAGCAGCGCGTCGCCATTGCCCGCGCGTTGGTTTGCCAACCACAGGTCCTGCTCGCGGATGAGCCCACGGGCAACCTCGACCGCAAGAACGCCGAAACAGTTTGCCGGCTGCTCCGTGAACTGGGCGCCACGGCCGGACGAGCCGTCGCGATGGTCACCCACGACCCCATAATTGCCGCCCACGCCGACCGGGTGGTCGTGCTGGTCGATGGACGCGTGGCGGACACCTTCCTGCGGAGTGATGTTGGTTCGGCTGAGGAGCTAGCAGTCCGCGCAATGACGCCGGGCGCCGGGGTTATGCCAGCCCAAGCGGCAAACATGGGGATCTAG
- a CDS encoding ABC transporter permease, with translation MPLSAVWLLLIGNVRSHLGRFIAACLAISFTTAILLAAMVGQQVVRTRAPTAAQGLLGAGELHLAATDTIHPVLDEQLLAAVRADPRVSSVRTASIVRAVDMPGNEKGELDVERFYAHASGGSGGWIPGRREGFIAWHDGGAQGELVDGQWPSNQDPDPVEIVVPAVIWGQPVGAWRRLESDSGVHRSRVVGILPADMATVASPAGIRLALRQISPKAAEKLAGGTLQTSDARITLNNADDLQPFLREWRGRLVDYPGMIELWDADTLERAALEGTMAEGARIAVQSAVLLATACVMCIAYSVQGNAVRERAAQFSLLRSLGAARVVLPLLVVAEAVLLALASLVGAVLFVWAAMYGLAAYLPVLKTPSSPAAASIAWAGGVTLFGVLCGAVWPAYLASRRLPGEYTAESEDSARAARMSRQAAVAALVVAALAALALAATPSQSLPRTHAITWVGVPCLAITAVLLTPLVLRATCRIFARPVAWLTRTEPLVLADHVASDGARSAGSIIAISVGLGGFIWTICWGASMLDAFIIDQGLPRWLVSVHPYGLNQQESERLLASPEFVGYHALTLYDTHLVSTGEPTPTLVMGIDPGRSLASSDNTLPFRFVEGDREQAIADLERGDACLVSAWYAASHHVHPGDQLAVAAPSTDGRGERSYRVAGIVELTGWRMATKLNKVRYHGIKHKVMLVLDTDAARRDFPVGHVNFLLGNPPAAPDGAIPGFRSDLPKEVAYEASRKLRQSVEASLAAEVDLSQPVRSRPNGEDDVVVESRVVQVDDLDRTRSSLRGEWGGAAVQRMAQAPLAILMLSLFSICGALMASLQSRSRELGVLRSCGMPRSGLARLALAEALLLGLAAIPISALLGGVGAALMLQVASVVGFRLDFAGIQPDFTAPWAWLWPGVVTTFAVCSAAGLWAAWRIGRVAPATLISNSSRG, from the coding sequence ATGCCGTTGTCCGCCGTTTGGCTCCTGCTCATCGGTAACGTGCGGTCGCACCTCGGCCGGTTCATCGCCGCGTGCCTGGCGATCTCTTTCACCACCGCGATCCTGCTGGCGGCGATGGTCGGCCAGCAGGTTGTCCGCACGCGTGCCCCGACGGCTGCCCAGGGCCTGCTGGGCGCGGGCGAGCTGCACCTCGCCGCCACGGACACCATCCACCCGGTCCTCGACGAACAACTCTTGGCTGCGGTGCGCGCCGATCCGCGCGTCTCGAGCGTCCGCACCGCCAGCATCGTGCGCGCCGTCGATATGCCAGGCAATGAGAAGGGGGAGCTGGATGTCGAGCGGTTCTACGCCCATGCGAGTGGCGGTTCGGGGGGCTGGATCCCGGGGCGTCGCGAGGGTTTTATCGCCTGGCACGACGGTGGCGCCCAAGGCGAGCTCGTGGACGGACAGTGGCCGTCCAACCAAGATCCGGACCCGGTAGAGATCGTTGTCCCAGCCGTGATTTGGGGGCAACCGGTAGGCGCCTGGCGACGGCTCGAGAGCGACTCCGGCGTCCACCGCAGCAGGGTGGTGGGCATCCTCCCGGCCGACATGGCCACGGTCGCCTCGCCCGCGGGGATCCGGCTCGCCTTGCGGCAGATCAGCCCCAAGGCGGCAGAAAAGCTGGCCGGCGGAACGCTCCAGACTTCCGACGCACGCATCACGCTCAACAACGCCGACGACCTCCAGCCGTTTCTCAGGGAGTGGCGAGGACGCCTGGTCGACTACCCAGGTATGATCGAGCTCTGGGACGCCGACACCCTTGAGCGGGCGGCGCTCGAAGGCACGATGGCCGAGGGCGCGCGCATCGCGGTTCAGTCGGCCGTGCTGCTGGCCACCGCTTGCGTGATGTGCATCGCCTACAGCGTGCAGGGCAACGCGGTGCGTGAGCGGGCGGCGCAGTTTAGTCTGCTCCGCTCGTTGGGCGCCGCGCGGGTGGTGCTGCCGTTGCTCGTCGTCGCCGAGGCGGTCCTGCTGGCGCTCGCCAGCTTGGTGGGCGCGGTGCTGTTCGTGTGGGCTGCAATGTACGGGTTGGCCGCATATCTGCCGGTGCTCAAGACACCGTCCAGCCCGGCGGCGGCGAGCATCGCATGGGCCGGCGGAGTGACGCTATTCGGAGTGCTCTGCGGCGCCGTCTGGCCGGCCTACCTCGCCTCCCGGCGACTCCCGGGAGAGTACACCGCGGAGAGCGAGGACTCAGCCCGCGCCGCACGCATGTCGCGCCAAGCCGCAGTCGCCGCTCTTGTGGTCGCCGCGTTGGCCGCTCTGGCACTCGCCGCCACGCCGAGCCAGTCACTGCCTCGTACGCACGCGATCACTTGGGTGGGAGTTCCGTGCCTAGCGATCACCGCCGTGCTGCTGACCCCACTGGTCCTGCGAGCCACGTGCCGAATCTTCGCGCGACCTGTAGCCTGGCTGACACGCACCGAACCACTCGTGCTTGCCGACCACGTGGCATCCGACGGCGCCCGGAGCGCGGGATCGATCATCGCCATCAGCGTCGGGCTGGGCGGGTTCATCTGGACGATCTGCTGGGGCGCCTCGATGCTTGACGCCTTTATCATCGACCAGGGCCTGCCGCGCTGGCTGGTGTCGGTGCACCCGTACGGCCTTAACCAGCAGGAATCGGAAAGGCTGCTAGCCTCACCCGAATTCGTCGGCTACCACGCGCTCACCCTCTACGACACGCACCTCGTCAGCACCGGCGAGCCGACACCGACGCTTGTCATGGGGATCGACCCCGGTCGCTCATTGGCGTCCAGTGATAACACGCTGCCCTTCAGGTTTGTTGAGGGCGACCGCGAACAGGCTATCGCGGACCTCGAACGCGGCGACGCGTGCCTCGTGAGCGCGTGGTACGCCGCCAGCCACCACGTGCACCCGGGTGACCAGCTTGCCGTGGCGGCGCCATCGACCGACGGCCGTGGCGAGCGGAGCTACCGTGTGGCGGGCATTGTTGAGCTCACGGGCTGGCGAATGGCGACCAAACTCAACAAGGTCCGCTACCACGGCATCAAGCACAAGGTGATGCTGGTGCTCGACACCGACGCCGCGCGGCGTGATTTTCCCGTGGGCCACGTCAACTTTCTGCTGGGCAACCCGCCTGCGGCGCCCGACGGCGCCATCCCCGGTTTCCGGAGCGATCTGCCGAAAGAAGTGGCCTACGAGGCCTCAAGAAAGCTTCGGCAGTCGGTCGAGGCGTCGCTTGCCGCAGAGGTCGACCTATCGCAGCCGGTGCGCAGTCGGCCCAATGGCGAAGACGATGTGGTCGTGGAGAGTCGAGTAGTCCAGGTGGATGATCTCGACCGCACACGCTCGTCGCTGCGGGGGGAGTGGGGCGGCGCCGCTGTCCAGCGCATGGCGCAGGCACCGTTGGCCATCCTGATGCTTAGCTTGTTCAGCATCTGCGGCGCGTTGATGGCGTCGCTCCAGTCCCGCTCCCGGGAGCTCGGCGTGCTGCGGAGCTGCGGCATGCCACGCTCTGGTCTCGCCCGCCTGGCGCTCGCCGAAGCGTTGCTGCTCGGGCTGGCCGCGATCCCGATCTCCGCACTCCTGGGCGGCGTGGGAGCGGCCTTGATGCTTCAAGTGGCCAGCGTGGTGGGGTTCCGGCTCGACTTCGCAGGCATCCAGCCCGATTTCACCGCGCCCTGGGCCTGGCTCTGGCCGGGCGTCGTGACCACGTTCGCCGTCTGCAGCGCGGCCGGGCTGTGGGCGGCTTGGCGGATTGGCCGTGTCGCGCCCGCCACCTTGATCTCCAATTCTAGCCGGGGCTAA
- a CDS encoding DUF1559 family PulG-like putative transporter, whose protein sequence is MASESSKRPTPGTLWGQRCLSHDAREVGRQAWPRGFTLVEVLVVVAIIGVLVALLLPAVQAARESARKATCVNNMKQMGLAANLYADSYRVFPVSWPEGDGTITWARELLPYLDHQPLYDAWDGDLGFFEGPNGDLAATIVPAYKCPTAPSKPVYTYEKVGPQPTAMASIDYKSCQGANGFDPLVAHWGRREWVDGVVSRHPTRPAEIADGLSQTVLLVESVGGVELYGPDRLPGSPDRIWYPEDGSWVGRALSSVSPSAYALFRRVNRCTVNCSNMYDYGPYSFHVGGAYSVLGDGSAHFLSEGIDPAVLMGLYSYDDGDDIPGI, encoded by the coding sequence ATGGCATCCGAGTCTTCCAAGCGTCCCACCCCCGGAACCCTCTGGGGCCAGCGTTGTCTGTCGCACGACGCTCGTGAGGTAGGCAGGCAGGCATGGCCCCGCGGATTCACCTTGGTCGAGGTGCTGGTCGTGGTGGCGATCATCGGCGTGCTCGTCGCCCTTTTGCTCCCCGCCGTGCAGGCGGCGCGCGAGTCGGCTCGCAAGGCGACCTGCGTCAACAACATGAAGCAGATGGGCCTGGCGGCCAACCTCTACGCGGACTCTTACCGCGTCTTCCCTGTCAGTTGGCCCGAGGGCGATGGGACGATCACTTGGGCCCGCGAACTCCTGCCCTACCTCGACCACCAGCCGCTGTACGACGCGTGGGATGGCGACCTCGGGTTCTTTGAGGGCCCTAACGGCGACCTGGCGGCCACTATCGTCCCCGCGTACAAGTGCCCGACCGCTCCCAGTAAACCCGTATACACCTACGAGAAGGTGGGCCCCCAACCAACGGCGATGGCGAGCATCGACTACAAGAGCTGCCAGGGCGCCAACGGCTTCGACCCGCTTGTCGCCCACTGGGGCAGAAGGGAGTGGGTCGACGGCGTCGTCAGCCGACACCCCACCCGGCCCGCCGAGATCGCCGATGGATTGTCGCAGACCGTCCTGCTCGTCGAGTCCGTCGGCGGGGTCGAGCTCTACGGCCCCGATCGTTTGCCGGGAAGCCCCGACCGGATCTGGTACCCGGAAGACGGGTCTTGGGTTGGCCGCGCTCTGAGCAGCGTCTCGCCGTCCGCCTACGCGCTCTTCCGTCGTGTGAACCGTTGCACGGTCAACTGCTCCAACATGTACGACTACGGCCCGTACTCTTTCCACGTCGGCGGCGCCTATAGCGTTCTTGGCGACGGCAGCGCCCACTTCCTCTCCGAAGGGATCGACCCGGCGGTCCTGATGGGGCTCTACTCGTACGACGATGGCGATGACATCCCAGGGATCTAG